In one Thiohalorhabdus denitrificans genomic region, the following are encoded:
- the ispG gene encoding flavodoxin-dependent (E)-4-hydroxy-3-methylbut-2-enyl-diphosphate synthase — MWGIHRRKTRQIHVGSVPIGGDAPIAVQTMTNTDTCDVEATVGQIEQVAAAGADIVRVSVPDKDAAEAFAKIRARVPDVPLIADIHFDYRIALKVADMGVDCLRINPGNIGKRDRVAAVVDAAKHNGIPIRVGVNAGSLEKHLLEKYSEPNADAMAESALRHLEILESHDFQDTKISLKASDVFLAVEAYRKLATQVDYPFHLGITEAGSLRMGTVRSSVGLGMLLADGIGDTLRVSLAADPVEEVKVGFDILKSLHLRHRGVNIIACPSCSRQEFNVIDTVNELEARLEDVNENLNVSIIGCVVNGVGEAKEADVGVTGGGKNLVYIDGEPSYKVDNETLVDRVERSVRDYVANQRQEGEGEDGASASPVEGSA, encoded by the coding sequence ATGTGGGGGATTCATCGCAGGAAGACGCGGCAGATCCACGTGGGCTCGGTGCCCATCGGCGGCGACGCGCCTATCGCGGTGCAGACTATGACCAACACCGACACCTGCGACGTGGAGGCCACCGTCGGCCAGATCGAGCAGGTGGCGGCCGCCGGTGCCGACATCGTCCGGGTCTCCGTGCCCGACAAGGACGCCGCCGAGGCCTTCGCCAAGATCCGCGCTCGTGTCCCCGATGTCCCCCTAATCGCCGACATCCACTTCGACTACCGGATCGCCCTCAAGGTGGCCGATATGGGGGTGGACTGCCTGCGCATCAATCCCGGCAACATCGGCAAGCGCGACCGGGTGGCGGCGGTGGTGGACGCCGCCAAGCACAACGGCATCCCCATCCGGGTGGGGGTCAATGCGGGGTCGCTGGAGAAGCATCTCCTGGAGAAGTACAGCGAGCCCAACGCCGACGCCATGGCGGAGTCGGCCCTGCGCCACCTGGAGATCCTGGAGTCCCACGACTTCCAGGACACCAAGATCAGCCTCAAGGCCTCGGACGTCTTCCTGGCCGTGGAGGCCTACCGCAAGCTCGCCACGCAAGTGGACTACCCCTTCCACCTGGGGATCACCGAGGCCGGCAGCCTGCGCATGGGCACGGTGCGGTCCTCGGTGGGGCTGGGCATGCTGCTGGCCGACGGCATCGGCGACACCCTGCGGGTGTCCCTGGCCGCCGACCCGGTGGAGGAAGTGAAGGTGGGCTTCGACATCCTCAAGAGCCTGCACCTGCGCCACCGCGGCGTGAACATCATCGCCTGCCCGAGCTGCTCGCGGCAGGAGTTCAACGTCATCGACACGGTGAACGAGCTGGAGGCCCGGCTGGAGGACGTCAACGAGAACCTCAACGTCTCCATCATCGGCTGCGTGGTGAACGGCGTGGGCGAGGCCAAGGAGGCCGACGTGGGCGTCACCGGCGGCGGCAAGAACCTGGTCTACATCGACGGCGAGCCCAGCTACAAGGTGGACAACGAGACCCTGGTGGACCGCGTGGAGCGCTCCGTGCGCGATTACGTGGCCAACCAGCGCCAGGAAGGTGAGGGCGAGGACGGCGCCTCCGCGTCGCCCGTGGAGGGCAGTGCCTAG
- the pilW gene encoding type IV pilus biogenesis/stability protein PilW, translating into MIQLAMRAALYPTAVALLALLLSGCATTSSRDSGPEGERTRSEIYLELGIAYLRDGRPRDALRKLEDARSLNDDDARIYNGLALTYQNLGFDDKAEEAFEEAVDLAPEDPQVRNNYGAFLARLGSYERAEEQFEVALQDPLYSTPENAYYNLGWLAREQEDADRAERMLRTALRLRADYPAARMALARLLREQGDQERAREEVEELLERRPEHPRGHLLAAELARERGDEEQAAEHLRRVLEIAPDSGVAEEARTRLERMGALGDRARAR; encoded by the coding sequence TTGATCCAGCTCGCCATGCGCGCTGCCCTCTACCCCACGGCCGTCGCCCTGCTTGCCCTGCTGCTTTCCGGTTGTGCCACCACCTCCTCGCGGGATTCAGGGCCGGAGGGGGAGCGCACCCGCAGCGAGATCTACCTGGAGCTGGGCATCGCCTACCTGCGGGACGGGCGGCCCCGTGACGCCCTGCGCAAGCTCGAGGACGCCCGCTCCCTGAACGACGACGACGCCCGCATCTATAACGGCCTAGCGCTGACCTACCAGAACCTCGGGTTCGACGACAAGGCCGAGGAGGCCTTCGAGGAGGCCGTCGACCTGGCTCCGGAGGACCCCCAGGTCCGCAACAACTACGGCGCCTTCCTGGCCCGCCTGGGGTCCTACGAACGGGCGGAGGAACAGTTCGAGGTGGCGCTCCAGGACCCTCTGTATTCCACGCCGGAAAACGCGTACTACAATCTCGGCTGGCTGGCCCGCGAGCAGGAGGATGCCGACCGGGCCGAGCGGATGCTGCGCACCGCCCTGCGCCTGCGGGCCGACTATCCGGCGGCCCGGATGGCTCTTGCGCGGCTGCTGCGGGAGCAGGGGGACCAAGAGCGAGCCCGGGAAGAGGTGGAGGAGCTCCTGGAACGGCGTCCCGAGCATCCCCGGGGCCACCTGCTGGCCGCCGAGCTGGCCCGGGAACGTGGCGACGAGGAACAGGCCGCGGAACACCTGAGGCGGGTGCTGGAGATCGCGCCGGATAGCGGCGTGGCCGAAGAGGCGCGCACCCGCCTCGAGCGTATGGGTGCCCTGGGCGACCGGGCCCGGGCTCGCTAA
- a CDS encoding ABC transporter ATP-binding protein — protein MTGLLELEGLSKSFTQRGPWGRGGTTFWAVRDVHLTVAPGETVGLVGESGCGKSTLARMAMRLMEPDGGTIRFAGEDITRAGRSGLQRARRDLQIVFQDPYASLNPRMRVGRIVEEGLKVHGIGDAAERRRRVTEVLERCGLGGEAAAKFPHQFSGGQRQRIGIARALVMEPRLMVCDEPVSALDVSIQAQILNLLKDLQRDFGLAYLFISHDLRVVRYLSDRVVVMYGGRVVEEGPTETLFERPAHPYTRGLLAAIPGAHRERERRIPAGAVREQVGECPFYSRCPEAQDACAEWPFQGYDLGQGQVAACRRAR, from the coding sequence TTGACGGGGCTTCTGGAGCTGGAGGGCCTGTCCAAGTCCTTCACCCAGCGCGGGCCCTGGGGTCGGGGTGGGACCACCTTCTGGGCCGTGCGCGACGTCCATCTCACCGTGGCTCCCGGCGAGACCGTGGGGCTGGTGGGGGAGTCGGGATGCGGCAAGTCCACCCTGGCGCGCATGGCCATGCGGCTCATGGAGCCCGATGGCGGCACCATCCGCTTCGCGGGCGAGGACATCACCCGCGCCGGGCGCAGCGGGCTGCAGCGCGCCCGGCGCGACCTGCAGATCGTCTTCCAGGACCCCTACGCCAGCCTCAACCCGCGCATGAGGGTGGGCCGGATCGTGGAGGAGGGCCTGAAGGTGCACGGCATCGGCGACGCCGCGGAACGGCGCCGTCGTGTGACCGAGGTGCTGGAGCGCTGCGGGCTCGGCGGGGAGGCCGCGGCCAAGTTCCCCCACCAGTTCTCCGGCGGCCAGCGCCAGCGCATCGGCATCGCCCGGGCGCTGGTCATGGAGCCGCGCCTGATGGTCTGCGACGAGCCGGTCTCCGCCCTGGACGTGTCCATCCAGGCGCAGATCCTCAATCTGCTCAAGGACCTGCAACGGGACTTCGGCCTCGCCTATCTGTTCATCAGCCACGACCTGCGGGTGGTGCGTTACCTGAGCGATCGGGTGGTGGTCATGTACGGAGGCCGGGTGGTGGAGGAGGGGCCCACCGAGACGCTGTTCGAACGCCCCGCCCACCCGTACACTCGGGGCCTGCTGGCGGCGATCCCCGGCGCCCACCGCGAACGGGAGCGCCGCATCCCCGCAGGGGCCGTGCGCGAGCAAGTCGGCGAGTGCCCCTTCTACAGCCGCTGCCCCGAAGCGCAGGACGCCTGCGCGGAATGGCCCTTCCAGGGCTACGACCTGGGGCAGGGGCAGGTGGCCGCCTGCCGGCGGGCCCGCTGA
- the mnmA gene encoding tRNA 2-thiouridine(34) synthase MnmA — translation MSTAGAPSRVVVAMSGGVDSSVTAALLLEQGFDVIGVTMRLWDGPGNEGGCCSVEDADDARRVADRLGIPFYVLNYAEPFREKVVDNFVDEYLAGRTPNPCARCNQFIKFDRLLQQVRDLGADYLATGHYARIDRDGERPRLRTGLDGDKDQSYFLAVTPAPELDSILFPVGGYDKHQVRELAARYDLITADKPESQDICFVSRSAAEFVASQGAGPGLEPGEIVDRAGNVLGEHRGAAYYTVGQRRGLHLAVGRPMYVVEVDTAANRVVVGEADEIFHAAMEVEGLNWFGDPLPEGGREAEVKVRYAGKPVAARVEPLEGDRARVTFAEPVRAVTPGQVAAFYSGDEVLGGGWIAEAAA, via the coding sequence TTGAGCACAGCGGGCGCGCCATCCCGCGTGGTGGTGGCCATGTCCGGCGGCGTGGACTCCTCGGTAACCGCGGCCCTGCTCCTGGAGCAGGGCTTCGATGTTATCGGGGTGACCATGCGCCTGTGGGACGGCCCCGGCAACGAGGGCGGCTGCTGCAGCGTGGAGGACGCCGACGACGCGCGCCGGGTGGCCGACCGCCTGGGCATCCCGTTCTACGTCCTCAACTACGCCGAGCCCTTCCGCGAGAAGGTGGTGGACAACTTCGTGGACGAGTATCTGGCGGGCCGCACCCCCAACCCGTGCGCCCGCTGCAACCAGTTCATCAAGTTCGACCGGCTCCTCCAGCAGGTGCGCGACCTGGGCGCCGACTACTTGGCCACCGGCCACTACGCCCGCATCGACCGGGACGGCGAGCGCCCCCGGCTGCGCACCGGGCTCGACGGCGACAAGGACCAGTCCTACTTCCTCGCCGTGACCCCCGCCCCCGAGCTGGATTCCATCCTGTTCCCGGTGGGGGGGTACGATAAGCACCAGGTGCGCGAGCTCGCCGCCCGCTACGACCTGATCACCGCCGACAAGCCGGAGAGCCAGGACATCTGCTTCGTGTCCCGCTCGGCGGCCGAGTTCGTGGCCAGCCAGGGCGCCGGCCCCGGCCTGGAGCCGGGGGAGATCGTCGACCGGGCGGGCAATGTGCTCGGCGAGCACCGGGGCGCCGCCTACTACACGGTGGGCCAGCGCCGGGGCCTGCATCTGGCCGTGGGACGGCCCATGTACGTGGTGGAGGTGGACACGGCCGCCAACCGCGTGGTGGTGGGGGAGGCCGACGAGATCTTCCATGCCGCCATGGAGGTGGAGGGGCTGAATTGGTTCGGTGACCCCCTGCCCGAAGGGGGCCGGGAGGCGGAGGTGAAGGTCCGCTACGCCGGCAAGCCGGTGGCCGCCCGGGTGGAGCCCCTGGAGGGAGACCGGGCGCGGGTGACCTTCGCCGAGCCCGTGCGGGCCGTCACCCCGGGTCAGGTGGCCGCCTTCTACAGCGGCGACGAGGTGCTCGGGGGCGGCTGGATCGCGGAGGCAGCGGCGTGA
- the ndk gene encoding nucleoside-diphosphate kinase yields the protein MATEQTLSIIKPDAVGKNVIGEILSRFESNGLRVKAMKMVRLTTEQAKAFYAVHADKPFYNDLVEFMISGPVVVSVLEGDNAIAKNRELMGATNPKEADAGTIRADYATSIDANAVHGSDSPETAAEEVAFFFNHLEVFDRDA from the coding sequence ATGGCCACCGAGCAGACCCTTTCCATCATCAAGCCGGACGCCGTAGGCAAGAACGTGATCGGGGAGATCCTCTCCCGCTTCGAGAGCAACGGCCTGCGCGTGAAGGCCATGAAGATGGTCCGCCTGACCACCGAGCAGGCCAAGGCCTTCTACGCCGTCCATGCCGACAAGCCCTTCTACAACGACTTGGTGGAGTTCATGATCTCCGGCCCGGTGGTGGTTTCCGTGCTGGAGGGCGACAACGCCATCGCCAAGAACCGCGAGCTGATGGGCGCCACCAACCCCAAGGAAGCGGACGCCGGAACCATCCGGGCGGACTACGCCACCAGCATCGACGCCAACGCGGTGCACGGCTCCGACAGCCCCGAGACGGCGGCCGAGGAAGTGGCTTTCTTCTTCAACCACCTGGAAGTGTTCGACCGCGACGCATGA
- a CDS encoding ABC transporter ATP-binding protein, producing MSSTAAASRAASGDPVLALDGLTVSLDSAGRRIPVDNVSLEMRPGETLCVVGESGCGKSMTALACMGLLPEVARVRSGHIRFQGRDLSGADARTWRRLRGDAMAMIFQEPMTSLNPVFRVGRQVAEPLRVHRGLGKREALRRAGDLLEQVGIPDPGERLRAYPDELSGGQRQRVMIAMALACDPNLLIADEPTTALDVTIQAHILELLADLQRDRGMGLMFITHDFGVAEEIADHIAVMYAGQIVEYGPAAQVLNSPRHPYTAGLMEAIPGQEEPHGALPALAGRVPELGHWPPYCRFAERCPLARARCRAGPVTLEGGGGHLSRCLFSDEVSPEIWH from the coding sequence ATGTCGTCCACCGCAGCAGCTAGTCGGGCCGCTAGCGGGGACCCGGTCCTGGCCCTCGACGGCCTGACCGTCAGCCTCGATTCCGCCGGGCGCCGCATCCCGGTGGACAACGTCTCCCTGGAGATGCGCCCCGGGGAGACCCTGTGCGTGGTCGGGGAGTCGGGCTGCGGCAAGTCCATGACGGCCCTGGCCTGCATGGGCCTGCTGCCGGAGGTGGCCCGGGTCCGGAGCGGGCACATCCGCTTCCAGGGCCGGGACCTGTCGGGGGCGGATGCCCGAACCTGGCGGCGCCTACGCGGCGACGCCATGGCCATGATCTTCCAGGAGCCCATGACCAGCCTGAATCCGGTTTTCCGGGTGGGTCGGCAGGTGGCCGAGCCCCTGCGGGTCCATCGTGGCCTGGGCAAGCGGGAGGCCCTGCGCCGCGCCGGGGACCTCCTCGAGCAGGTTGGGATCCCCGACCCGGGCGAGCGGCTGCGGGCGTACCCCGACGAGCTCTCCGGCGGCCAGCGCCAGCGGGTGATGATCGCCATGGCGCTGGCTTGCGACCCGAACCTGCTCATCGCCGACGAGCCCACCACCGCCCTGGACGTCACCATCCAGGCCCACATCCTCGAGCTGCTGGCCGACCTGCAGCGGGACCGGGGCATGGGGCTCATGTTCATCACCCACGACTTCGGGGTGGCGGAGGAGATCGCCGACCACATCGCCGTCATGTACGCCGGCCAGATCGTGGAGTACGGCCCCGCCGCTCAGGTGCTCAATAGCCCGCGCCACCCCTATACCGCCGGGCTCATGGAGGCCATCCCCGGACAGGAGGAGCCCCACGGGGCCCTGCCGGCCCTGGCCGGCAGGGTGCCCGAGCTGGGCCACTGGCCCCCCTACTGCCGCTTCGCGGAGCGGTGCCCGCTGGCCCGCGCGCGCTGCCGGGCCGGGCCCGTGACCCTGGAGGGCGGGGGCGGCCACCTCAGCCGCTGCCTGTTCTCCGACGAGGTCAGCCCGGAGATCTGGCATTGA
- the mtaB gene encoding tRNA (N(6)-L-threonylcarbamoyladenosine(37)-C(2))-methylthiotransferase MtaB: protein MSGESAPLTFVRPSPEDAAEPRPGTGNVRRVATSTMGCKVNQFETEAIRQALRGADYELVPFEAEADLYLVNTCTVTREADRQARQLVRRALRRNPDAFMVVAGCYAQRDPEAVAAIPGVDLVLGNGEKVDAHGLIPDLEAGDLPQVMVGDPGDGAAVPEGLLTRFESRTRGFLQVQQGCDQSCTFCIISSVRGGSRSVPVRHVVRQVDRWAQVGTREFVVTGVDVGSYGADLEGGADLAGLLAAVAEREGDFRLRLSSLDPSHITDELIDLFREEPKLCPHVHLSLQHGDAKVLKQMKRRYGPDLVRERMAALREAAPDLVLSADVLVGFPTETEAAFDNALALVEELEIAYPHVFPFSPRPETPGGRIPESKQVPAPERKARAARMRELGAEIRTRVLARAVGRPQRVLVEEPDRHHPGWMRGRAATYLPVLLPEGRAEPGELVECVPERVEEETLVAPG, encoded by the coding sequence GTGAGCGGCGAAAGCGCCCCCCTGACCTTCGTGCGCCCGTCCCCGGAGGACGCGGCGGAGCCCCGGCCCGGCACCGGCAACGTGCGCCGGGTGGCCACCTCCACCATGGGCTGCAAGGTGAACCAGTTCGAGACGGAGGCCATCCGCCAGGCCCTGCGCGGCGCGGACTACGAGCTGGTGCCCTTCGAGGCGGAGGCGGACCTCTACCTGGTGAACACCTGCACGGTCACCCGCGAGGCGGACCGCCAGGCCCGCCAGCTGGTGCGCCGCGCCCTGCGCCGCAACCCGGACGCCTTCATGGTGGTGGCGGGCTGCTACGCCCAGCGCGACCCCGAGGCGGTGGCCGCCATCCCCGGCGTGGACCTGGTGCTCGGCAACGGCGAGAAGGTGGACGCCCACGGCCTCATCCCCGACCTGGAGGCGGGGGACCTGCCGCAGGTGATGGTGGGTGACCCGGGCGACGGCGCCGCCGTGCCCGAGGGCCTGCTGACCCGCTTCGAGTCGCGCACCCGGGGCTTCCTGCAGGTGCAGCAGGGCTGTGACCAGTCCTGCACCTTCTGCATCATCTCCAGCGTGCGCGGCGGCAGCCGCTCGGTGCCGGTGCGCCACGTGGTGCGCCAGGTGGACCGCTGGGCCCAGGTGGGCACCCGGGAGTTCGTGGTCACCGGCGTGGACGTGGGCTCCTACGGCGCCGACCTGGAGGGCGGGGCGGACCTGGCGGGGCTGCTGGCGGCGGTCGCCGAGCGGGAGGGCGACTTCCGGCTGCGACTGTCCTCCCTGGACCCCAGCCACATCACCGACGAACTGATCGACCTGTTCCGTGAGGAGCCCAAGCTCTGCCCGCACGTGCACCTCTCCCTGCAGCACGGCGACGCCAAGGTGCTCAAGCAGATGAAGCGCCGCTACGGCCCGGATCTGGTGCGCGAGCGCATGGCCGCCCTGCGCGAGGCGGCGCCGGATCTGGTGCTGTCGGCGGACGTGCTGGTGGGCTTCCCCACCGAGACCGAGGCCGCCTTCGACAACGCCCTGGCGCTGGTGGAGGAGCTGGAGATCGCCTATCCGCACGTGTTCCCCTTCTCGCCGCGCCCCGAGACCCCCGGCGGGCGGATCCCGGAAAGCAAGCAGGTGCCGGCCCCGGAGCGCAAGGCGCGGGCCGCGCGCATGCGCGAGCTGGGGGCGGAGATCCGGACGCGCGTGCTGGCCCGGGCGGTGGGCCGGCCCCAGCGGGTTCTGGTGGAGGAGCCCGACCGCCACCATCCGGGATGGATGCGTGGCCGGGCCGCCACCTACCTGCCGGTGTTGCTTCCGGAAGGCCGGGCCGAGCCCGGGGAGCTCGTGGAGTGCGTGCCGGAAAGGGTGGAGGAGGAAACCCTGGTGGCCCCGGGTTGA
- a CDS encoding RodZ domain-containing protein yields the protein MASEETEQEASGFGEQLRRARETAGRTQADMAEELRLTVEHIQALEAEDFSRLPGEAYIRGYLRSYAAVVGLSPDSVIQAFEARQAGGDAPRAENDTPIIPEPERPMIEHPWRVVSVSFLLLLLVGGTTFWFVGDGMEPAEVMDTDPAEEQVAGAGEAASGPPGPQTSGEDGEAETPAAQDQAVAERAPDAAPPSKEELQRVLDEEGSRDSTPEGQGPAEVAKPESASGPPEDSRSAEVASRDGDPRFRRLDMEEPESPRLPQDMQRLRVHTWADSWMEIKDAEENLLLRRLVEADENVRLYGKAPFQLKVGNAAGVQLYFDGAPLAPLGRPGQVVTTQVDASSATIPESEVGPPPTLGEADDGAGTGGRGGPGTGSGGAEARTFAAPEN from the coding sequence ATGGCGAGCGAGGAGACGGAACAGGAAGCTTCGGGGTTCGGCGAGCAGCTCCGCCGGGCCCGGGAGACGGCGGGACGGACCCAGGCCGATATGGCCGAGGAGCTCCGCCTCACCGTGGAGCATATCCAGGCCCTGGAGGCGGAGGATTTCAGCCGCCTCCCGGGGGAAGCCTACATCCGTGGCTACCTGCGCAGCTACGCCGCCGTTGTGGGCCTGTCGCCCGACTCGGTGATCCAGGCCTTCGAGGCCCGTCAGGCCGGAGGGGACGCGCCCAGGGCGGAGAACGACACACCGATCATCCCGGAGCCCGAGCGGCCCATGATCGAGCACCCCTGGCGGGTGGTCTCCGTGAGCTTCCTGCTCCTGCTGCTGGTTGGGGGTACCACCTTCTGGTTCGTGGGGGACGGCATGGAGCCCGCCGAGGTCATGGACACCGACCCTGCGGAAGAGCAGGTGGCCGGAGCCGGGGAGGCCGCCTCCGGCCCGCCGGGGCCGCAAACCTCGGGCGAGGACGGCGAGGCGGAAACGCCCGCGGCGCAGGACCAGGCCGTGGCCGAGCGGGCCCCGGACGCCGCACCTCCTTCAAAGGAGGAGCTGCAGCGGGTGCTCGACGAGGAGGGATCCCGGGACTCCACCCCGGAAGGGCAAGGACCAGCCGAGGTCGCGAAGCCGGAGAGCGCTTCCGGCCCGCCGGAAGACTCCCGCTCCGCCGAGGTGGCCTCACGCGACGGGGATCCGCGCTTCCGGCGGTTGGACATGGAGGAGCCGGAGTCGCCGAGGCTGCCGCAGGACATGCAGCGGCTGCGGGTGCACACCTGGGCGGACAGCTGGATGGAGATCAAGGACGCCGAGGAGAACCTGCTCCTGCGGCGCCTGGTGGAGGCCGACGAAAACGTGCGTCTGTACGGCAAGGCGCCCTTCCAGTTAAAGGTGGGGAATGCGGCGGGGGTGCAGCTGTATTTCGACGGCGCCCCCCTGGCTCCCTTGGGCCGGCCGGGACAGGTGGTGACCACCCAGGTGGACGCCTCCTCGGCCACCATCCCCGAGTCCGAGGTGGGGCCGCCCCCGACCCTGGGAGAAGCGGATGACGGCGCGGGAACCGGTGGCCGGGGTGGCCCGGGCACCGGGAGCGGCGGGGCCGAGGCCCGGACATTCGCCGCTCCGGAGAATTAG
- the hisS gene encoding histidine--tRNA ligase: MNDILPDEAAAWQHLETEARRVLEAYGYREIRFPHVERLELFARSIGEDTDIVEKEMYTFEDTGGEILALRPEGTAGCVRAGITNGLFRGQTHRLYYLGPMFRHERPQKGRYRQFHQVGVEAFGPATPDLDVEQILMARRLLQDLGVEGLTLHLNSLGKPADRRVYREELVGFLEARRDSLCETCQERIQRSPMRVLDCKVPTCQEAVAEAPEITDFLGEESRAHFDRLRALLDAAGVPYELNPRLVRGLDYYTDTVYEWTSDQLGSQATVVAGGRYDGLVEEIGGPSTPAVGFALGIERLLALVAPERVPEPHPSVFIAPLDAAVETDAMALAESLRDRGVSAWYHCGGGSLKSQLKKADRSGARLALVLGEQEQAEGTVLVRDLASGEQEALARREVEDHVVHRSS; the protein is encoded by the coding sequence ATGAACGACATCCTTCCGGATGAAGCCGCCGCCTGGCAGCACCTGGAAACCGAGGCCCGCCGCGTCCTCGAGGCGTACGGCTACCGCGAGATCCGGTTCCCGCACGTGGAGCGGCTGGAGCTGTTCGCCCGTTCCATCGGTGAGGACACGGACATCGTCGAGAAGGAGATGTACACCTTCGAGGACACCGGCGGCGAGATCCTCGCGCTGCGGCCCGAGGGCACCGCTGGCTGCGTGCGCGCCGGGATCACCAACGGCCTGTTCCGCGGCCAGACCCACCGGCTCTATTACCTGGGCCCCATGTTCCGTCACGAGCGCCCGCAGAAGGGCCGCTACCGGCAGTTCCACCAGGTGGGCGTGGAGGCCTTCGGCCCGGCCACGCCCGACCTGGACGTGGAACAGATCCTCATGGCCCGTCGCCTGCTCCAGGACCTGGGCGTGGAAGGGCTTACCCTCCATCTCAACTCCCTGGGCAAGCCGGCGGACCGCCGTGTCTACCGGGAGGAGCTGGTGGGCTTCCTGGAGGCGCGCCGGGACAGCCTGTGCGAGACCTGCCAGGAGCGCATCCAGCGCAGCCCCATGCGGGTTCTGGACTGCAAGGTGCCCACCTGCCAGGAGGCGGTGGCCGAGGCCCCCGAGATCACCGATTTCCTGGGGGAGGAGAGCCGGGCCCACTTCGACCGGCTCCGCGCGCTGCTGGACGCGGCCGGGGTGCCCTACGAGCTCAATCCGCGCCTGGTGCGGGGCCTCGACTACTACACCGATACCGTCTACGAGTGGACCAGCGACCAGCTGGGCTCGCAGGCCACCGTGGTGGCCGGCGGCCGCTACGACGGTCTGGTGGAGGAGATCGGCGGACCCTCCACCCCGGCGGTGGGCTTCGCGCTCGGCATCGAGCGCCTGCTGGCGCTCGTGGCCCCCGAGCGGGTGCCGGAGCCCCATCCCTCCGTGTTCATCGCCCCCCTGGACGCCGCGGTGGAAACCGACGCCATGGCCCTGGCCGAGTCGCTGCGCGACCGGGGGGTCTCCGCCTGGTACCACTGCGGCGGGGGGAGCCTGAAGAGCCAGCTCAAGAAGGCCGACCGCTCCGGGGCCCGCCTGGCCCTGGTCCTGGGCGAGCAGGAGCAGGCCGAGGGCACCGTGCTGGTGCGCGATCTGGCCTCCGGGGAGCAGGAGGCCCTCGCCCGGCGCGAGGTGGAGGATCATGTCGTCCACCGCAGCAGCTAG
- the rlmN gene encoding 23S rRNA (adenine(2503)-C(2))-methyltransferase RlmN, translated as MTATETVKQGPSRRPPTGGPVDLVGLDRTGLEAFFTELGEKRFRARQVMQWLHQRGVSDFEAMTDLGKGLRARLGEQARVLEPAVLSEQRSADGTIKWLLGLEDGNAVETVFIPDDDRGTLCISSQAGCPLDCKFCATGYGGFQRNLAPGEIISQVRHARSVVGDRLTNIVFMGMGEPLLNYDAVLRAIHLLMDDYAYGLSRRRITVSTVGVVPKIAELGRDTPVNLAISLHAVSDEVRDRIVPINRTYPLERLLQACRDYPLPATRRITFEYVMLDGVNDSPAEARRLVDLLAGIPAKVNLIPFNPFPQAEFQRSSREAIDRFRDILLERGMVAVTRTPRGDDIDAACGQLQGRDRDGGDSSLGAEGA; from the coding sequence ATGACCGCCACCGAGACCGTCAAGCAGGGCCCATCCCGGCGGCCGCCAACCGGCGGCCCGGTGGATCTCGTCGGCCTGGACCGCACTGGCCTGGAGGCCTTCTTCACCGAGTTGGGGGAGAAGCGCTTCCGGGCCCGGCAGGTGATGCAGTGGCTCCACCAGCGGGGCGTCTCGGACTTCGAGGCGATGACCGATCTCGGCAAGGGCCTGCGCGCCCGGCTGGGTGAGCAGGCCCGGGTGCTGGAGCCGGCGGTCCTGTCCGAGCAGCGCTCGGCCGACGGCACCATCAAGTGGCTGCTGGGCCTGGAGGACGGCAACGCGGTGGAGACCGTGTTCATCCCCGACGACGATCGCGGCACCCTGTGCATCTCCTCCCAGGCCGGCTGCCCGCTGGACTGCAAGTTCTGCGCAACGGGATACGGCGGTTTCCAGCGGAACCTGGCCCCGGGGGAGATCATCAGCCAGGTGCGCCATGCCCGGTCGGTAGTGGGCGACCGGCTCACCAACATCGTGTTCATGGGCATGGGCGAGCCGTTGCTCAACTACGACGCCGTTCTGCGTGCCATCCACCTGCTCATGGACGATTACGCCTACGGCCTGAGCCGCCGGCGCATCACGGTGTCCACGGTGGGGGTGGTGCCCAAGATCGCGGAGCTCGGCCGGGACACACCGGTGAACCTGGCCATTTCCCTGCACGCCGTCAGCGATGAGGTGCGGGACCGGATCGTGCCCATCAACCGCACCTATCCCCTGGAGCGCCTGCTCCAGGCGTGCCGGGACTATCCGCTTCCGGCGACCCGCCGGATCACCTTCGAGTACGTCATGCTCGACGGAGTCAACGACTCCCCCGCCGAGGCCCGCCGGCTGGTGGACCTGCTCGCCGGGATCCCCGCCAAGGTGAACCTCATCCCCTTCAATCCGTTCCCCCAGGCGGAGTTCCAGCGCTCTTCCCGGGAGGCCATCGACCGCTTCCGGGACATCCTTCTCGAGCGCGGCATGGTGGCGGTGACCCGCACCCCGCGCGGCGACGACATCGATGCCGCCTGCGGCCAGCTCCAGGGCCGGGACCGCGACGGTGGCGACTCCTCCCTGGGCGCCGAGGGGGCGTGA